Proteins encoded by one window of Deltaproteobacteria bacterium:
- a CDS encoding ABC transporter permease, translating into MRHDTYSSLVWHQFKRNRLAVAGLVVVLLLMAVALLAPWLSPYSPTAYNLDAILQPPSSAHLFGTDEEGRDIFSRLLYGTRISLSVGIVAVSLYVVIGLILGALAGYYGGAVDMLISRMIEIMICFPTFFLILVVLAFVGPSIYNIMIVIGLTSWPGIARLARGEVLKLRNQDFVLASRVVGASSWRIIFRHLLPNSLAPILVSATFGVASAILVESALSFLGFGVQPPTPSWGEALSQSRDFMDFAWWLAFFPGGAIFLTITAYNLVGEGLRDAIDPRMKI; encoded by the coding sequence GCTTGCCGTGGCCGGTCTCGTTGTTGTCCTGTTGTTAATGGCCGTGGCACTTCTCGCCCCCTGGCTCTCGCCTTATTCTCCAACCGCATACAATCTGGATGCGATCCTTCAACCCCCTTCGAGTGCCCACCTGTTTGGAACCGATGAGGAGGGGAGGGATATTTTTTCGCGTCTCTTGTACGGCACCCGGATCTCACTCTCCGTCGGGATTGTTGCCGTTTCTCTCTATGTGGTCATCGGATTGATACTGGGGGCGCTGGCTGGTTATTATGGAGGGGCGGTTGATATGCTGATCTCACGCATGATCGAGATCATGATCTGTTTCCCCACCTTCTTTCTGATCCTGGTGGTTCTCGCATTCGTCGGTCCTTCCATCTACAACATTATGATTGTTATCGGCCTGACCAGTTGGCCCGGAATCGCGCGTCTGGCGCGGGGGGAGGTGCTTAAACTGCGGAACCAGGATTTTGTTCTGGCCAGCCGTGTCGTCGGAGCCTCCTCATGGAGGATTATCTTCCGTCATCTCCTTCCAAACAGTTTGGCTCCGATTCTCGTCTCGGCGACCTTCGGCGTCGCGTCGGCGATCCTTGTTGAATCGGCCCTTTCTTTTCTCGGTTTTGGTGTTCAGCCGCCGACCCCATCCTGGGGAGAGGCGCTTTCCCAATCGAGGGATTTTATGGATTTTGCCTGGTGGCTTGCCTTCTTTCCGGGCGGCGCCATTTTTCTAACGATTACGGCCTATAATTTAGTGGGAGAGGGATTGAGGGATGCTATCGATCCAAGAATGAAGATATGA
- a CDS encoding ABC transporter ATP-binding protein, with the protein MSNVLLEVKNLKTTFHTSHGLVKAVDGISFSIPEGGAVGIVGESGSGKSMTALSLLRLVPPPGHIAADRIFFGKAGQYKNLLDIDPTSLRQLRGKQISIVFQEPASSLNPVFTLGNQIEEVFQLHEPRLRRDERRRKVHESLELVQIADPERVSRSYPHEVSGGMKQRVMIAMALACRPDLLIADEPTTALDVTVQAEILELLRTLRKKLGMALLLITHDMGVAAEMVDQLLVMCQGQIVESGETEKILRSPVHSYTQRLLEVYGRLARR; encoded by the coding sequence ATGTCAAATGTCCTTCTGGAAGTTAAAAACCTCAAAACGACCTTCCACACCTCCCATGGACTTGTGAAGGCGGTTGATGGGATCAGTTTTTCAATTCCTGAGGGGGGGGCTGTTGGAATAGTCGGAGAGTCCGGTTCCGGCAAATCGATGACCGCTCTCTCCCTGCTCCGCCTTGTTCCACCCCCCGGCCATATTGCAGCGGACAGGATTTTTTTTGGCAAGGCCGGTCAATACAAAAATCTTCTTGATATCGATCCGACCTCTCTTCGTCAGCTTCGCGGAAAACAGATTTCGATCGTTTTTCAGGAACCGGCCAGCTCGCTGAATCCCGTTTTCACCCTTGGAAACCAGATTGAAGAGGTTTTTCAGCTTCATGAGCCTCGGTTGAGGCGTGACGAGAGACGTCGGAAGGTCCACGAATCTCTTGAATTGGTTCAAATCGCCGATCCAGAGAGAGTTTCCCGCTCCTATCCGCACGAGGTTTCGGGGGGGATGAAACAGAGGGTGATGATTGCGATGGCACTCGCCTGCAGGCCCGACCTCCTCATTGCCGATGAACCAACGACCGCCCTCGATGTGACGGTTCAGGCGGAGATTCTGGAGCTTCTTCGAACTCTTCGAAAAAAACTTGGAATGGCCCTTTTGCTCATCACGCATGATATGGGGGTTGCGGCGGAGATGGTCGATCAACTCCTCGTCATGTGTCAGGGCCAGATTGTAGAGAGCGGAGAGACGGAAAAAATTTTGAGAAGTCCGGTGCACTCCTACACCCAAAGGCTCCTGGAGGTTTATGGAAGACTTGCTCGTCGTTAA
- a CDS encoding ATP-binding cassette domain-containing protein, producing the protein MEDLLVVNNLAKSFPIRSGFWDREGTSVKAVRGISFKLGSAETLGLIGESGCGKTTLARLLVRLLQPETGQILYRHRDLSLLRGRELKETRQKIQMIFQDPYSSLNPRMSVGEIIAEPLIIHRKTTGRERRERVDALLKQVGLSSDFYGRYPHEFSGGQRQRIGIARAIALLPEIIIADEPVSSLDISIASQVLELMKELQQKHHLSYLFVAHDLRMVCYMSHRIAVMYLGKLVETASRDDFEHPLHPYSQALVEAVPSLGFSSRRKKIFLSGEVPSPVSPPKGCSFHPRCPYAKELCRTEEPSLKEWRGGHGVACHYVDEINR; encoded by the coding sequence ATGGAAGACTTGCTCGTCGTTAACAATCTCGCCAAAAGTTTTCCGATCCGCAGTGGTTTTTGGGATCGGGAGGGGACGTCTGTCAAGGCGGTACGAGGGATCAGCTTCAAACTTGGTTCCGCTGAAACGCTCGGTCTCATCGGCGAATCGGGATGCGGTAAAACGACGCTGGCGCGGCTCCTGGTTCGGCTCCTTCAGCCGGAGACAGGACAGATTTTGTACCGTCACAGAGATCTCTCCCTTCTTCGGGGGAGGGAATTGAAGGAGACACGCCAAAAGATCCAGATGATCTTTCAGGATCCCTATTCCTCTCTTAATCCCCGTATGTCGGTCGGAGAGATCATTGCGGAGCCGCTCATCATTCATCGGAAAACTACGGGGCGGGAGAGACGGGAAAGGGTCGATGCCCTTTTGAAACAGGTTGGTTTGTCATCCGACTTCTATGGCAGGTATCCGCACGAATTTTCAGGAGGACAAAGGCAGCGAATCGGAATCGCCCGTGCGATTGCCCTCCTGCCGGAGATTATTATTGCGGATGAACCGGTCTCCTCCCTTGATATTTCCATCGCCTCACAGGTGCTCGAACTGATGAAAGAGCTGCAGCAGAAGCATCACTTGAGTTATCTTTTTGTTGCCCACGATTTGCGTATGGTTTGCTACATGAGTCACCGGATCGCCGTCATGTATTTGGGGAAGCTTGTAGAGACTGCCAGCCGTGATGACTTCGAGCACCCTTTGCATCCTTATTCCCAGGCGCTTGTTGAGGCAGTTCCCTCGCTCGGATTCTCTTCAAGAAGAAAAAAAATCTTCCTTTCGGGAGAGGTGCCATCGCCGGTTTCACCGCCAAAAGGTTGTTCTTTTCATCCACGCTGTCCTTATGCTAAGGAGCTTTGCCGGACTGAGGAACCTTCGTTGAAGGAGTGGAGGGGGGGACATGGGGTTGCCTGCCACTATGTTGATGAGATTAACCGTTAA
- a CDS encoding LPP20 family lipoprotein, translated as MKSSTFFLRFLAIALLLIPPVALAKKQPDWISGGSTKYPEERYFIGVGAVSSAKGGKKQQHEWAGDQARAEIAKIFKTQVSVTTRAERQVESGGEGDQKKLNVQASQTDLVTASASEMLQGVEIKEYYEDKKGQRLFALAVLDRAKASRRLESSIEQLKREMLTEIEAGRAAQEEKQLFLSLRHYRKALEVAQAIPPLGEHLSILRPGALSSAESETDHASEIKSVLYALRKRIRFNLEISGPAEGVKIYLIQGLSKEGFLTEKQSSSDSTFETYRLVGTTDLTSRGSMPMGSFEVQIYQADLDLEVKNPQNGETLGALTWSVSANEKSSDLAAKSAVRALGQAVKEQVGKRLMEIF; from the coding sequence ATGAAGTCGTCAACTTTCTTTTTGAGATTTCTGGCGATCGCCCTCCTTCTGATCCCTCCCGTTGCATTGGCCAAGAAACAGCCTGACTGGATCTCCGGGGGTTCTACCAAGTATCCCGAGGAACGTTATTTCATCGGTGTAGGCGCGGTCTCCTCGGCCAAGGGAGGCAAGAAACAACAACACGAATGGGCGGGGGATCAGGCCCGTGCTGAGATCGCCAAGATTTTTAAGACCCAGGTGAGTGTGACGACGCGGGCGGAGCGGCAGGTTGAAAGTGGTGGGGAAGGGGATCAGAAAAAGTTGAATGTACAGGCGAGCCAGACCGATCTTGTGACGGCTAGTGCGAGTGAGATGCTGCAGGGGGTTGAGATCAAGGAGTATTACGAGGATAAAAAAGGGCAGAGGTTGTTTGCCCTGGCGGTACTCGATCGAGCCAAGGCGTCACGTCGCCTGGAATCTTCCATTGAACAGCTTAAACGGGAGATGTTAACGGAGATCGAGGCGGGGCGCGCGGCCCAGGAAGAGAAGCAGTTATTTCTCTCGCTCCGACATTATCGGAAGGCGCTGGAGGTGGCCCAGGCGATTCCACCCCTCGGTGAGCATCTCTCCATTCTTCGTCCCGGTGCCCTTTCTTCTGCTGAGTCAGAGACAGATCATGCGTCAGAGATAAAATCGGTCCTCTATGCACTTCGAAAAAGGATCCGCTTCAACCTGGAGATCAGCGGTCCGGCCGAAGGGGTCAAGATCTATCTCATTCAGGGGCTCTCCAAAGAGGGATTTCTGACCGAAAAACAGTCGTCTTCGGATTCAACCTTTGAGACCTATAGACTGGTGGGGACGACCGATCTGACCTCTCGTGGGTCGATGCCGATGGGAAGTTTTGAAGTGCAGATCTATCAGGCCGATCTCGATCTCGAAGTAAAAAACCCCCAAAATGGGGAGACACTCGGTGCCTTGACCTGGTCGGTGAGTGCCAATGAAAAGTCATCCGATCTGGCGGCCAAGTCGGCGGTTCGGGCTCTCGGACAGGCGGTGAAAGAACAGGTCGGAAAACGTTTGATGGAAATATTTTAA
- the lpoB gene encoding penicillin-binding protein activator LpoB: MMNRNDLTKIGLLFVIVFFTSCASTGGVYTKGQYVDADRVDLLSDKFVEADLQTISEQLTRSFLTSPLLARQTAKPAVIVSLVTNATDEHIDILSLTNKIRTSLIKADRFTFLNERLREAMATEYEYQQSGYVNPETAKQKGRQIGADWLISGHITSIKQPVGKQEIVYYKTTLEVTDLETSAILWADEVEIKKAFQKKRVRP, translated from the coding sequence ATGATGAATCGCAACGATCTGACAAAAATCGGTCTTCTTTTCGTGATCGTTTTCTTCACTTCCTGTGCAAGTACGGGGGGGGTCTATACCAAGGGGCAGTACGTTGACGCCGACCGTGTCGACCTTCTGAGTGACAAGTTTGTGGAGGCGGACCTCCAGACAATCTCGGAACAGTTGACCCGCTCTTTCCTGACGAGTCCTCTTCTGGCCCGACAGACTGCAAAGCCGGCTGTTATTGTCAGTCTCGTTACCAATGCAACCGACGAGCATATCGATATCCTGTCGCTTACGAACAAGATTCGGACCAGTCTCATCAAGGCGGACCGCTTTACCTTCTTGAATGAGCGGTTGAGAGAGGCGATGGCAACGGAATACGAATACCAGCAGTCTGGTTATGTTAATCCCGAAACCGCGAAACAGAAGGGGCGGCAGATTGGTGCCGACTGGCTCATTTCAGGCCATATCACCTCGATCAAGCAACCGGTCGGCAAGCAGGAGATCGTCTATTACAAGACGACCCTGGAGGTGACCGATCTCGAAACCTCGGCGATTCTCTGGGCGGATGAGGTTGAGATTAAAAAGGCCTTTCAGAAAAAAAGGGTTCGTCCCTGA